TGCGCTTGGTTGTGCTGCGGGGCGCAGAAACTGTTGCAGATCTAAAAACATCCACGCATAGGCAGTGCGTGTGCGAGGGCGTGGTGCCATCGGGCCCGTAAATTTCGAGCCATTGTCGCAACAGCGTCGAGACGTACTCTGATCCAGATTTCGTGAGCGCAGAGTCGGGGTTTTTGATGAAGTGAAACTTAAGCGCGCCCGTGTATTTTTTCCCTCGCTTTTCAAAGCTGATCAAGAAGTCAGGTCGGATGCTGATGTCAACTCCAGCAATGGCCAACTTAGGTGCGTTCTGCTCGCCCTGCTGGTATTCCTCTCCATCCTTTGATGGTATGAGGTCGGACATTTCCAGTAGTTTTTCCAACGCATCAGCAGTGTTCCATCGGTCGTCAATTGCCCACTCAGTACCGCTTCTGTCATCGCGCAATTTGGCTATAGCGTCTTTCAGTTTCGCTTCATCCCGGCCATTTGTGAGGAACTGGTTAATGGGGTCTTGTGCGAGTCGATAGCGGGCGACGATTGGAGCATTCGGATACTTCTGATCCTGCAAAATTCGGCGGCGACGCGCTGGGTTTGCACTCACAAGAAGCTCTGCTAACTTGTTGACCGAGATTTTTGCCATGGCTTCCTCCAATCTCTAGCGCCGTTGCTTACGGCATTCCCTCACATCCACCAGCGTAGTAAGCGGTGGTCCCAATTCATTCAGACTGCTTCGGTTCCAGCTCAGACAGCGTTTCCTCTAGTGTCTTGATGAGCCGCCTGACGGTTTCTGGCGGCATCTCGACCCAAGCAGTTGTGACCGGCATGTCCCCTGCTGCCTTGGCTCTGTGGCGCAAGCCGATCAATGGCTTGCCGTCCACCAGGCGGGTGCGAACGTCGGAGTATTGGAGGCGGAGTGTTGTTGTCATGATTCAGCCTTTCAGGGCTCCATGCAGGGTCATCAGGCGCTGGGCGATGCCCTCTGGATCAATTCGCATGTTTGACATCGGAATCGTCCCTGCGCAGACGTGCTCGTACCAGATGTGAAACCCTGAGAGGTCAGGCATCTGCGCTTGGCTGCACTGCCTGATCGCGGCAGCAATACCATTGGCGCCAAACTCGTCCAGTTCCTCCCGGCCTTCTAGAACCCGGGCGCGATAGTTGCCAGGCTCAATCTTGTCGATCTTCAGTGTCAGAATCACCGATTCTCCCTCTTCATTTTTCTGCATTCGCGCACATCAACCAGCGTCTTGAACCGGTGGTCCTCCCTAGCGATCCACTGCATATTGCCGGGCCTATCGGCGCCCCCGGCACACAGAGGCGTTATGTGGTCAACGTGATATCCCGGGCAGGCCCCGCGCGTGCGGCCGGTGGCGGGGCAAGGATGCTCTGCGCGGAAGGCGCGCACCTGGGCGCGGTCGCGCTCAGCACTGGCATCGGCGTTCCATGCCAATGCCGTGAACAAGAGCAGGGCAGCTTGTAGCCTTGCTCTAGACGAAGTGTTCTGGGGCACGCGCGACAGCCCAGGAATAGAACTCAGGCGTCCAGCCATTGGCAGGTGTGAGTTGATGCTGCGGGAATTCCAATGGAAGGCGCCAATGGAGCCACTGGTCAATCGTTGCAATACCGTCTGGCGCGACGTACTTGTTGCCAAGCACGCGGCTTTCGATCACAGAAATTTGTGAATCTATGGTCCACCTCCTGAGGCCAATCCACTCTTTGAGGATGCGGGCGAGCACCGCTTCTGGCGAGGCTGCATTCCCTATACCGGTGAGGCCAAGCCCATACAGGATGCCCTGGCCAGATCCACTTGGAGCAATTTGCAACGGGGTACGTTGACGCTGCAAGATCTTGGTGAATGAATTGACCTGAGCATCAAGCGCGCCAGAAACCATTCTCAGGAGGGACATACCTGCTCCAGTTACTCAGTACTGCTCACTGCGCCACACCGTCAGCACCTTACCAAGCACCTCGAAATGAGGATTTTTTGGTGATATGTCGTAGGGTGGGTAGTCGGGGTTCTTGGAAATGATGCGAAGGGCAAACCCAGGGCCGTCGAACTCTGGAACACGCTGAATGATTTTGATGAACCCCTCATCGCCCACGCGGAAAAAGTAGACACCCTCGTGGTTGATGACCTTGACGCCAGTGTCCACTAGCAGTGGATCGCCGGGGTTGAACATGGGTCGCATGGATGGGCCGAATCCGGTGACGATGCATAGATTTCGCACCCCGGTGTGGTGCGGAACATTCAGGCGAAGCCACTCGTGACTGACTTTCCAGCTCCTGATGATGCCTGGTTGATCGTCCAGCAGTAAGCGCCCGGTGCTATCCATGCCGCCGCCAGATGCGAACTGGGTGATGACCAGATCAGGCGGCATGCCCGGTGACTCGCTTGGCGATTCATAGGGCGCTGGTGCCGCCGGTGGTGTCCCATCGTTTTCGGAGGTGTGATCGACATCGAGCCAGCCAGCGGGCTTTTTCGCTGATTCTTCGATTCGACGTGCCGTCTCTTTTCGCATGCCGCGTTGCTTGCCGGTTTTTGAGTCTTTGGCTCCGTCGCGCAGATTGATGAACTGGGAGGGGGACATCCCGCAGAGAGTGGCGGCCTCAGTTGTGCCTCCGGCCTCCTTTTCAATCAGGCGCATGTTGTCGCGTCGAATGGCGTCGATGTCTTTCATCTTGTGAATTTCATAGCAATACGCAAAGTCGGTCTATGCGCGTAACGGTGTTGACTCATTTTGCGAAACGCGAAACAATCGCGGTATGGAACTCGCAACATACTTCGCCGAAACCCGTGGAGCGCAAGCTGAGCTTGCTCGAACTCTGGGTGTGCCGCAGTCGCTGCCAAGCGCCTGGGCAGCTACTGACCCAGAAAAGCGGCGCCCCGTACCCGTTCGCTACTGCAACGCGATAGAGCGCGCAACCAGTGGAGCCGTGAGCCGCCGCGACCTGCGCCCCGACGACTGGCACCTGATCTGGCCCGAACTGGGCACCCCGACCGAAACCAAGGAGGCCGCATAAATGCCCGCCCCCTTGAATCGCAAAGAGCAGGCCATTGCGGACCAGATTCGCGCGCTCCTGGCCCAGCTCCCCCCCGATGGTGTCACCCGCGTTCTCGCGGATGTGGAGGAACACCTCTACGCCGAGGATGACCAGGGCCCGGCATTCAGCCGTGGCATTGCAGGCCCCCTGGGCAAGCTGGAACACCCCCTCAAGACGAAGGTGGACGAGCACACCCATGCGCTGTTCCTGCGCCAGTGCGCCATGCAGAACACGGATGCCTCGAACGAGCTGCGCAACTGCGTGTACGCCATCGTTCACGGTAAGAGCTACGACCAAATGGTGATTGAGAAACTGAGCCATGCCGTGCAGCGTACCGAGGCGCTGACAAAGCTCATAGGGTCTTTTGGGGCCCCCGAATCGGAGGTGCGCTGATGAGCCTCTGGAACCCCGCCAAGCCGTTGAACCAACCGCCTGGCTTTCGCCGCGTAGGTCACACCAACACCCATTCCGCTCTGGCAGACACGCCAGAGCATCACGCCGCCCGCGCGCTGCAGGCTGCCCAGCATGGGCGCGAGCTGGCCGTGAGCCGCCAGGGCGGCCGCCGCGCCGTCGTGCGGGAGTAGGCGCAGATGAGCCTTTTGTTCAGCAAAGACGAAATCCTGCTGGTGAACCGCAAGCTCGCGGCCCTCATCGGCCTCAATGAAGCCATCGTTCTGCAGCAGATCCACTACTGGATCAAAAAGAAGGGCGGCGGGGTTGAGCACGCCGGTAGTCGCTGGGTTTTCAACTCCCTTGACCGCTGGCATGAACAGTTCCCCTTTTGGTCGCCTGACACCATCAAGCGCACCTTGGCCGCACTCAAAAACAAGGGTCTGGTGAAGGTCGAAAAACTGTCGGAAGTCGGCCGCGACCGGACCAACTACTACACCATCGACTACGCGCAAATTGCACTGATGGAAGCGGGCAATTTGCACCAATGCATCGGTGCAAATTGCACCAATGGATCAGGGCAATCTGCACCGATGGATCAGGGCAAGTTGCACCAATCGATCAGTGCAAATTGCACCGATGACTGTATAGATACAAAGACTACAACAAAGACTACAACAAAGAATATTACGGCCAAGGCTGACGCCATGGCCGAGCCGATGCGGGTGACGGACAAGAAGGGTGTCGTCCACGAAATCCCCGCCGATCTGCGCTACCCCGGCAGCAAGACCAAAACCCACGACGCATGGTGCGCCTACGCCATCGCGTACCGCACTCGCCACGGGGCATGGCCCGTCTGGAATGCCACCGTCGCCGGGCAGGTGTCCCAGTTCATCGACCGCGTGGGCGCCGAGCGTGCCCCCCGGGTGGCCTACCACTACGTTGCCAAGGTGCAGGAGCCTTTCGTGGTGAAGCAGATGCACCCCGTGAAGCTGCTGCTGTCGGACGCGGAGAAGTGGGCAACCCAGTGCCAGACCGGTGCAGCTGGGGCACCCGCAACGCCTGACGCGCCCACCGAGACATTCGCCCAGCGCGCTGCCCGCCAGCGCATGGAAGAGGCCGCGCCCGGGGTAGCCCGCAAGGCCCCCGGCGCTGAGAGCGGCTTTGAGGCGGCACAGCGCTTCATGGCCGGTGGGCCCGTCATCGACGTTCCGGCGCGCGAGGCCGCGCCGCGCATTGAAGGAGCAGCAGCATGACCAACCCCGATTTCATGGTCGTCATCGACGCGATTTTCGACAAGCTGGCCGTGCGCTACGGCCACGAGTGGCTGCGCCAGTGGGATGGCGTGGACATGGCATTCGTCAAGGCGGACTGGGCCGAGGAACTGAGCGGCTACGCCAACAACCTGGAACCCTTGCGCTACGCGCTGCGCCACCTGCCCGAGCGCTGCCCCAATGTGGGCCAGCTCAAGAAGATCGCCAACCTCTGCCCCCCGCCCGTGTTCAAAGCGCTGCCAGTGCCGAAGGCTGATGAGGCGGTGGTGTCTGCGCAGGTGGCAAAGCAGCTGGAACTCAAGCAGGCGCTGGCGCCGAAGGCCGACGAGAAGGGCTGGGCCCGCGCATTGGTCACTCGCAGCGAAGCGGGCGAGAAGATCCCGCCCTACAGCCTGCAGTGCGCACGCCAGGCCTTGGGCCTGGAAGGACGCCAGTCATGGCAGTGACGAAGACGTTCCGCCGCGACCGCGTGCTGGCCAAGATTCAGCAGGGCCCCATTCGCTATGCCGATCTGGCGGGCTCCCACTCCTATGCGATCCGCAAGCGCCTGCGCCCCCTGATCGACCGCCTGGTGTCCGAAGGCTTGATCCGCGAAACCTACATCGACCGCTTCCCCTACTACGTGGCGGCCGATTGGGAGCTGACCGATGAGCAGCGCCTGGAAATCATGAAGGGGCGTTGCAAGCCTGTGCACGGATGCATGGTGTGGACCGGCTACGTGGACCCGAAGCGCGGCCCCATAGTGCGTTTTGGTGACGAGTCGCCCACCCCGGCGCGTCGTGCGGTATGGCAGATCAAGCGCGGCCCTCTGGGCTATCAGCAAACCGTGCGCATGCAGGCCGATTGCGAGCCCGACTGCATCGAATACACGCACATGAAGCTGGGGCGCCGCGAAGACCCAGCCAAGGGCAAGAACATTTCGGTGCTGCACCGCCAGCGGATTGCTCAGGCGCACCAGGTCACGCGCGGCAAGCTGGATTGGGAAAAGGTGCGCGTGATCCGCGCGAGCACCGAGTCCGATGCGGTGATGGCCGAGCAGTTCGGTGTCAGCAAGGCCACCATCGGCCAAGTGCGCCGAGGTGAAACCTGGAAGGAGTTTGGCGGGCTCTTCACTTCGCTGCTGCCGGGGAGGGCTTTCGCATGAGCCTGATCTTGGGTATGGACCCGGGCGCCAGCACAGGCGTTGCGCATTTCCTCGATGGCCAGCTCGTTCGCCTGGACACCATCACGCCGGTGGAGATCGAGCGCACCATCCGCGAGGTGATGCCAGCGCGGGTGATCTTTGAGGACTCCCGCCTGGAGACGCGCGCCTGGAATGCGCGGACCAAGGGTGCCTACGGTGCCGCCCTGGCCACCGCTCGCAGCCTGGGCCAGGTCGATGCATGGTGCCGCCTCATCACCGAGGTGTGCGCCGAGCTGGACATTCCTGCCCACGGCGTGAGCCCGACCGCCAAGGGCGCGAAGCGCGGCGCGGAGAACTTCGCCATCTACACCGGCTGGACCGAGCGCAACAACCAGCACGAGCGTGACGCCGCCATGGTGGCGTGGCCATACCGGGGTGCGCGATGACGCTGCGCTGCGCTTTCTGTAACCGCCCCATGCTGGCCGCCGCTGTGTTTGTCGGCGCCAATCCCATCGGGCCCACCTGCGCACGCAAGGCGGGACTGCTGGAGCTGGCGCGCAAGAAGGCGGGCGTGCTGCGCCTGGCCCGACCATGCACCAGCCCACGCCGCCCGGACCCCCAGACGATGGATCTGTTCGCGGAGGTGGAGCGTGTCTGAGCCGGTGGACCCACAACGCGCCGTCGATTTCCTGATCGAGCACTCGCGCCAGTACGCCCAGGCCAAGGCCGACCGCGTGCATCTGGAGCACTTCCGCAAGAGCAAGAAGGCGCTGCTGATGAACGCCTGCCAGGAGAAAGCCGTGGCTGCCCGCGAGCAGTACGCCTACAGCCACCCCGAATACATCGCGCTGCTGGAAGGCCTGCGCGAGGCCGTGCGCGTGGAGGAGGCGCTGCGCTGGCGCCTCACCGCCGCCCAGCTGCGCGTGGAGGTGTGGCGCAGCGAGAACGCCAACAACCGCCGCTTGGAAGGAGCCACCCGGTGAAGCCTGCAACCCCATTCCAAAAGATGCGCGAACGCCGCATTGCGCGCGAGCAGCTGGCCCGTGAAGTGGCAATGGCCGAAGTCACGGCCGATCTGCGTGGGTGTGAAGTCAACTGGAGAGCCGCGCTTTTAGGTCTTGAGCCGCCCCACCGGTCAGCGAGCAACTACCAAGAGTGCTTGGAAGTGTTCGCCACTGCGCAGAAGAAAGTCAAACCGCAGCCCGTATGGAGGCGGATGTGAAGCGATCCACCCCACTCAAGCGCACCGGCTTCAAAGCGCGGCCGCACGTCCCTAAAACAGATGCAAATCGGGAGCTAGCGCTTATGCATCGTGCGCAAGCAGCTATGAATTCTGTAGTGCCGCGCGCCGCCGT
Above is a window of Acidovorax sp. KKS102 DNA encoding:
- a CDS encoding S24 family peptidase codes for the protein MKDIDAIRRDNMRLIEKEAGGTTEAATLCGMSPSQFINLRDGAKDSKTGKQRGMRKETARRIEESAKKPAGWLDVDHTSENDGTPPAAPAPYESPSESPGMPPDLVITQFASGGGMDSTGRLLLDDQPGIIRSWKVSHEWLRLNVPHHTGVRNLCIVTGFGPSMRPMFNPGDPLLVDTGVKVINHEGVYFFRVGDEGFIKIIQRVPEFDGPGFALRIISKNPDYPPYDISPKNPHFEVLGKVLTVWRSEQY
- a CDS encoding YdaS family helix-turn-helix protein, which produces MELATYFAETRGAQAELARTLGVPQSLPSAWAATDPEKRRPVPVRYCNAIERATSGAVSRRDLRPDDWHLIWPELGTPTETKEAA